A window of the Bufo gargarizans isolate SCDJY-AF-19 chromosome 1, ASM1485885v1, whole genome shotgun sequence genome harbors these coding sequences:
- the SNRPD3 gene encoding small nuclear ribonucleoprotein Sm D3 yields MSIGVPIKVLHEAEGHIVTCETNTGEVYRGKLIEAEDNMNCQMSNITVTYRDGRVAQLEQVYIRGSKIRFLILPDMLKNAPMLKSMKNKNQGSGAGRGKAAILKAQVAARGRGRGMGRGNIFQKRR; encoded by the exons ATGTCTATCGGAGTGCCCATCAAAGTGCTGCACGAAGCAGAAGGCCACATCGTCACCTGTGAAACGAATACCGGCGAGGTGTACAGAGGGAAGCTGATTGAGGCGGAGGATAACATGAACTGCCAG ATGTCAAACATTACTGTGACTTACAGAGATGGCAGAGTGGCGCAGCTTGAGCAGGTCTACATTAGAGGAAGCAAAATCCGTTTTCTCATCCTtcctgacatgttaaaaaatgctCCAATGTTAAAGAGTATGAAGAATAAAAACCAGGGTTCGGGGGCAGGACGGGGAAAAGCAGCTATTCTCAAAGCCCAAG tgGCAGCAAGAGGCAGAGGACGTGGCATGGGTCGAGGAAACATTTTCCAAAAACGACGATAA